A part of Onthophagus taurus isolate NC chromosome 7, IU_Otau_3.0, whole genome shotgun sequence genomic DNA contains:
- the LOC139430713 gene encoding uncharacterized protein, with translation MLTCDVCYKEFTRPDNLVRHQRTACIGKRRKVEEDQQGDVIVCEICDEHVTRQCYSSHLRSNKHKQKAFVIIDDGVEKIDSIFGDKICSFRVSDHERKYVDMKEFSNRIREKVISLIQSVRNVNGSLKVNTEIFGLYFINTKEEVEIKSFNTKNKIITVAVDLYQTYEDFMDEIMVKMSEFQERDSGWTLLEILYLEVNCNKFNPTRASSYIDLPTSIKGKRAVINVQNNDNKCFAWALMSALYQPTGLPQRISSYPDYRETELKFDCVTFPVPIRDIPKFEEENNISINVYGINSWYNGEKMVDDIVTVCICKQKRERHVNLLVVSDNFGNNHYCWIKNLSRLINTQSSTHEHQRYICEGCLQYFSTEDKLVRHQMDDCKKVKATVPSEQIKVNKFGHLEKENVLQFEGFEKKMKVPFVVYADFEAILKPLTPEEGKVYDDNKPYTARCFEHEPYAFAYYIKCAYDDNLSKFRIYRGRNAALEFIIRLEKDVIEIYKQHLRQTKDMIPLSCLDQFVHELSSVCHICDKPINKEEKVCDHDHLTGLYRGPAHSVCNINYKLPMFIPVFFHNLSNYDAHMFVKSIALNKEEVEVIAQNKEKYISFSKKIVVGETTDNKGKKRKVFMKIRFVDSFRFMASSLEKLVSYLDDKDCVEVKKKFKDSEEFRLMRQKGVFPYSFVDSFEKLEYSKLPDHTQFYDILSSSNISKEQYSRAQTVWNKFKCTTLGEYSDLYLTSDVLMLTDVFENFRTISLENYNLDPCHYYTAPGFGWDALLKMTGVKLELLSDIDMLHFFKKGIRGGLCMCVKRSAIANNKFLDDFNPEKPSSYILYLDATNLYGYAMSCKLPTGGFRWLSNQEIADIDVECLDDEHLGYVFEVDLEYPERLHNQHDDLPFCPENIIAPGSKHPKLIANLQNKSKYIIHYVNLRECVKKGLKLTKIHRALQFQQSPWMKPYIDFNSEKRMNATNEFGKNHYKQMNNIVYGKTMENVENRVDIRLVSHWENRYRRPGAEALIAKPTFKSSKIFCHNLAAIEMQKVEVKYNKPLYVGFSVLELSKAVIYNFFYNFLKEKYGENVLLLYTDTDSLILEIFTENVYQDIKENIEMFDTSNYKLNNRHNIPPGPPIVGKMKDEYPNTILTSFYGTGAKAYCINTLEGVVKRAKGVKKYVIDKNLSVSEYKRIIEDGGSVRKKMYVFRSSYHTMYTELKNKVALSAHDDKRYVMEDGCHTLAWGNYLIEDLRREDLLDNLLELLNVNMYG, from the exons ATGTTGACCTGCGACGTGTGTTACAAAGAGTTTACTAGACCAGATAATCTTGTGAGACATCAACGCACAGCATGTATTGGGAAACGTCGAAAGGTGGAAGAGGATCAACAAGGAGATGTTATAGTGTGTGAAATATGTGATGAACACGTAACCAGACAATGTTATTCCTCACATCTGCGCAGCAACAAACATAAACAGAAAGCCTTCGTAATAATAGATGATGgtgtagaaaaaatagattcgatatttggagataaaatatgtAGTTTTAGAGTGAGCGATCATGAACGGAAGTACGTAGACATGAAGGAATTCAGTAACCGAATTAGAGAAAAAGTTATCAGTTTGATACAGTCCGTGAGGAATGTAAATGGTAGTTTAAAAGTGAATACGGAAATTTTTGGattgtatttcataaatacgaaggaagaagtggaaatcaaatcattcaacacaaaaaataaaattataacagtaGCCGTAGACTTGTACCAAACATACGAGGACTTTATGGACGAGATTATGGTGAAAATGTCGGAATTCCAAGAACGGGACTCAG GTTGGACCTTGTTGGAAATATTATATCTTGAAGTGAACTGTAACAAGTTTAATCCTACAAGAGCATCGAGCTACATCGACTTACCGACATCCATAAAAGGGAAGAGAGCGGTAATAAACGTGcaaaataacgataataagTGCTTTGCTTGGGCACTGATGTCCGCGCTGTACCAACCCACAGGTTTACCGCAAAGAATATCATCATACCCAGATTATAGGgaaacagaattaaagtttGACTGCGTAACATTCCCAGTACCCATCAGAGACATACCAAAATTtgaggaagaaaataacatttcaattAACGTCTATGGTATAAATTCTTGGTATAATGGAGAGAAAATGGTAGATGATATTGTaactgtatgtatatgtaaacaGAAACGGGAGCGTCATGTAAACTTATTAGTAGTCAGCGACAATTTCGGGAATAACCactattgttggataaaaaacttatctcgACTGATAAATACACAATCATCGACTCATGAACATCAAAGATATATTTGTGAGGGTTGTTTGCAATACTTTTCAACTGAAGACAAGTTGGTACGACATCAGATGGATGActgtaaaaaagtgaaagCAACAGTACCAAGCgaacaaataaaagtgaatAAGTTCGGACATctagaaaaggaaaatgttttacaatttgaaggatttgaaaaaaaaatgaaagttccGTTTGTGGTGTACGCCGATTTCGAGGCGATTCTGAAACCCTTAACGCCCGAAGAAGGAAAAGTTTACGATGATAATAAACCATATACGGCCCGATGTTTTGAACACGAACCATACGCGTTTGCGTACTACATTAAGTGTGCTTACGATGATAACTTATCGAAATTCCGAATATACCGAGGGCGAAACGCTGCTCtggaatttattataagattggagaaggatgtaatagagatctataaacaacatttgaggCAAACAAAGGATATGATACCGCTAAGCTGTCTGGACCAATTTGTACATGAACTGAGTTCCGTATGTCACATTTGTGATAAACcaataaacaaagaagagaAAGTGTGTGATCACGATCACTTGACAGGATTGTATAGGGGTCCTGCGCATTCCGTctgcaatataaattataaattaccgaTGTTTATCCCTGTGTTTTTCCACAACCTGTCGAATTACGATGCCCACATGTTTGTGAAAAGTATTGCCCTAAACAAGGAGGAagtagaggtgatagcacaaaacaaagaaaaatatatttctttttccaaaaaaatagttgtCGGAGAAACAACCGATAACAAGGGAAAGAAACGCAaagtgtttatgaaaataagattCGTCGACTCGTTTAGATTTATGGCGAGTTCTTTGGAAAAGTTGGTTTCATATTTGGATGATAAGGATTGTGtggaagtgaaaaaaaaattcaaagactCTGAAGAATTTAGATTGATGCGCCAGAAAGGTGTATTTCCATATTCGTTCGTAGATTCGTTTGAAAAGTTGGAGTATAGTAAATTGCCTGATCATACACAGTTTTACGACATATTGAGTTCAAGTAATATTTCAAAGGAACAATACTCTAGAGCACAGACTgtatggaataaatttaagtgtACAACGTTGGGAGAATACAGTGACCTGTATTTGACGTCAGATGTGTTAATGTTGACTGAcgtctttgaaaatttcaggaCAATATCTTTGGAGAATTACAATCTGGATCCTTGCCATTATTATACTGCGCCCGGGTTTGGGTGGGATGCTCTGTTAAAAATGAcaggtgtaaaattagaattgttaTCAGACATTGACAtgttacacttttttaagaaagGAATTAGAGGCGGTCTCTGTATGTGTGTAAAACGATCTGCAATAGCAAACAACAAGTTCCTTGACGATTTTAACCCGGAAAAACCATCATCATATATTCTATACTTGGACGCTACCAATTTGTATGGGTATGCAATGAGTTGTAAATTACCAACAGGCGGTTTTCGATGGTTGTCGAACCAAGAAATAGCAGATATAGATGTGGAGTGTTTAGATGATGAACACCTTGGTTATGTCTTTGAAGTGGATTTGGAGTATCCCGAAAGGTTACACAACCAGCATGATGATCTACCGTTTTGTCCCGAAAACATAATCGCTCCCGGATCGAAGCATCCTAAGTTGATTGCgaacttacaaaataaatcgaaatacatAATTCACTATGTAAACCTACGTGAATGTGTGAAAAAAGGTCTTAAGCTAACCAAAATACACCGTGCATTGCAATTTCAACAATCGCCGTGGATGAAACcatatatcgattttaactctgaGAAACGAATGAATGCTACGAATGAATTTgggaaaaatcattataaacaaatgaataatatcgTGTATGGGAAAACgatggaaaatgttgaaaatagagtCGATATACGATTAGTGTCACATTGGGAGAATCGTTACAGGAGACCCGGTGCAGAAGCTCTTATCGCAAAGCCGACTTTCAagtcatcgaaaattttctgccatAATTTGGCAGCCATTGAAATGCAGAAGGTGGAGGTCAAATATAACAAACCTCTGTATGTAGGGTTTAGCGTACTGGAATTGTCGAAAGCGgtcatttataactttttttataattttttaaaagagaaatatggtgaaaacgtattattgttatatacaGATACGGATTCGTTAATTCTCGAAATATTTACTGAGAATGTATACCaggatatcaaagaaaatatagagaTGTTCGATACCTCTAATTACAAGTTAAACAACAGACATAATATTCCTCCAGGGCCGCCGATAGTtggaaaaatgaaagatgagTACCCAAATACGATATTAACATCGTTTTATGGTACAGGAGCTAAAGCTTAttgtattaacactttggaaggAGTTGTCAAGCGTGCCAAGGGTGTGAAAAAGtatgttatcgataaaaacttAAGTGTTTCAGAATATAAACGGATTATCGAAGATGGAGGTTCTGTGCGAAAAAAGATGTATGTCTTTCGCTCCTCCTATCACACGATGTATACAGAACTAAAGAATAAAGTGGCGCTCTCTGCACATGACGATAAACGTTACGTGATGGAGGATGGATGTCATACGTTAGCTTGGGGAAACTATCTTATTGAAGATCTACGCAGGGAAGATCTTTTGGACAACTTATTGGAGTTGTTAAACGTAAACATGTATGGCTAG